In Vigna angularis cultivar LongXiaoDou No.4 chromosome 8, ASM1680809v1, whole genome shotgun sequence, one DNA window encodes the following:
- the LOC108345241 gene encoding UPF0481 protein At3g47200 isoform X1 — protein MGGRSRDLAGEIQSLEREWTEMLQDVKPPDMDEFHRQCIYRVPPNIREYNPKAYTPQIVSIGPYHKVRDVGKEDNIFQSMETLKLKYLKGFLDRTNMRDLVVKMKELEESNIQSCYAETIESNDDFLKMILVDACFIIELFLRWHRHSDWKGKDRLMQKPRMLGYIELDLLLLENQLPFCVLDELHKLTGMNENFLDITLKYFESRLFGNMRPEESPKHFTDLLISTIISSSKLGLEKLERCKEVKHVYSASQLMEAGLKFEVNPNTSFVDLTYSKYGVLSMPILNIHDNTELLFRNMMAYEHCHLSTTNIITQYVVILDFLINTEEDVNILVENKIIVNGDANKVATMFNNLTSQLSIPDFNSHYFSICNSLNEFYENPRNKYKAIFIHEYFNTPWKIASTTAAIMLLLLTFIQTVINEMDRYVKNKKVS, from the exons ATGGGAGGACGATCGAGAGATTTAGCGGGTGAAATACagagtttagagagagaatggaCAGAGATGCTTCAAGATGTGAAACCTCCAGACATGGATGAATTCCACAGGCAATGCATTTATAGGGTACCACCAAATATTCGTGAATATAATCCCAAAGCCTACACACCTCAAATTGTTTCGATTGGCCCTTATCACAAAGTACGTGACGTTGGAAAAGAAGACAACATTTTTCAGTCAATGGAAACTCTTAAACTGAAGTATCTCAAGGGATTTCTAGATAGAACCAATATGAGAGATTTGGTTGTGAAAATGAAAGAGTTAGAAGAAAGCAACATTCAAAGTTGTTATGCAGAGACTATTGAATCTAATGATGATTTCTTAAAGATGATTTTAGTTGATGCTTGCTTCATAATTGAACTTTTTCTAAGATGGCATAGACACAGTGACTGGAAGGGAAAAGACCGTTTGATGCAAAAACCACGGATGCTAGGCTATATTGAGCTTGACTTGCTATTACTGGAAAATCAACTTCCTTTCTGTGTTCTTGACGAACTTCACAAGCTCACTGGTATGAATGAGAACTTTCTTGACATTACTTTAAAGTATTTTGAAAGCAGACTTTTCGGAAACATGCGTCCAGAAGAGAGTCCAAAACACTTCACTGATTTGTTAATATCTACTATaatatcatcatcaaaacttggTCTTGAAAAACTAGAGCGATGCAAAGAAGTTAAACATGTATACAGTGCAAGCCAACTAATGGAGGCAGGTCTTAAGTTCGAGGTCAATCCTAATACAAGCTTTGTTGATTTGACCTATTCTAAATATGGAGTGTTGAGCATGCCAATCTTGAATATACATGACAATACAGAACTTTTGTTCAGGAATATGATGGCATATGAACATTGCCACCTTTCTACTACAAACATCATTACTCAATATGTAGTCATTCTAGATTTTCTTATCAACACTGAAGAAGATGTGAACATActtgttgaaaataaaattattgtcaaTGGTGATGCTAATAAAGTGGCTACGATGTTTAATAATCTCACCTCACAACTTAGCATCCCAGATTTCAATTCACACTATTTCTCCATCTGCAATAGCTTAAATGAATTCTATGAAAATCCTCGCAACAAGTACAAGGCTATCTTCATACACGAGTACTTCAACACTCCTTGGAAAATAGCATCTACTACGGCTGCAATTATGCTACTTTTGCTAACGTTTATTCAGACG GTAATTAATGAGATGGATCGTTATGTGAAGAACAAGAAAGTCAGTTAA
- the LOC108345241 gene encoding UPF0481 protein At3g47200 isoform X2: MGGRSRDLAGEIQSLEREWTEMLQDVKPPDMDEFHRQCIYRVPPNIREYNPKAYTPQIVSIGPYHKVRDVGKEDNIFQSMETLKLKYLKGFLDRTNMRDLVVKMKELEESNIQSCYAETIESNDDFLKMILVDACFIIELFLRWHRHSDWKGKDRLMQKPRMLGYIELDLLLLENQLPFCVLDELHKLTGMNENFLDITLKYFESRLFGNMRPEESPKHFTDLLISTIISSSKLGLEKLERCKEVKHVYSASQLMEAGLKFEVNPNTSFVDLTYSKYGVLSMPILNIHDNTELLFRNMMAYEHCHLSTTNIITQYVVILDFLINTEEDVNILVENKIIVNGDANKVATMFNNLTSQLSIPDFNSHYFSICNSLNEFYENPRNKYKAIFIHEYFNTPWKIASTTAAIMLLLLTFIQTVCSIISLFQGN, encoded by the exons ATGGGAGGACGATCGAGAGATTTAGCGGGTGAAATACagagtttagagagagaatggaCAGAGATGCTTCAAGATGTGAAACCTCCAGACATGGATGAATTCCACAGGCAATGCATTTATAGGGTACCACCAAATATTCGTGAATATAATCCCAAAGCCTACACACCTCAAATTGTTTCGATTGGCCCTTATCACAAAGTACGTGACGTTGGAAAAGAAGACAACATTTTTCAGTCAATGGAAACTCTTAAACTGAAGTATCTCAAGGGATTTCTAGATAGAACCAATATGAGAGATTTGGTTGTGAAAATGAAAGAGTTAGAAGAAAGCAACATTCAAAGTTGTTATGCAGAGACTATTGAATCTAATGATGATTTCTTAAAGATGATTTTAGTTGATGCTTGCTTCATAATTGAACTTTTTCTAAGATGGCATAGACACAGTGACTGGAAGGGAAAAGACCGTTTGATGCAAAAACCACGGATGCTAGGCTATATTGAGCTTGACTTGCTATTACTGGAAAATCAACTTCCTTTCTGTGTTCTTGACGAACTTCACAAGCTCACTGGTATGAATGAGAACTTTCTTGACATTACTTTAAAGTATTTTGAAAGCAGACTTTTCGGAAACATGCGTCCAGAAGAGAGTCCAAAACACTTCACTGATTTGTTAATATCTACTATaatatcatcatcaaaacttggTCTTGAAAAACTAGAGCGATGCAAAGAAGTTAAACATGTATACAGTGCAAGCCAACTAATGGAGGCAGGTCTTAAGTTCGAGGTCAATCCTAATACAAGCTTTGTTGATTTGACCTATTCTAAATATGGAGTGTTGAGCATGCCAATCTTGAATATACATGACAATACAGAACTTTTGTTCAGGAATATGATGGCATATGAACATTGCCACCTTTCTACTACAAACATCATTACTCAATATGTAGTCATTCTAGATTTTCTTATCAACACTGAAGAAGATGTGAACATActtgttgaaaataaaattattgtcaaTGGTGATGCTAATAAAGTGGCTACGATGTTTAATAATCTCACCTCACAACTTAGCATCCCAGATTTCAATTCACACTATTTCTCCATCTGCAATAGCTTAAATGAATTCTATGAAAATCCTCGCAACAAGTACAAGGCTATCTTCATACACGAGTACTTCAACACTCCTTGGAAAATAGCATCTACTACGGCTGCAATTATGCTACTTTTGCTAACGTTTATTCAGACGGTATGTTCAATCATCTCACTATTTCAGG GTAATTAA
- the LOC128193492 gene encoding uncharacterized protein LOC128193492 yields the protein MCELCGGDHINGQCAFLVEALEDANFMANQFPYRQGNFNQGWKPHPSIGQGQSGKAGQSGQFSKKQQQPTLWQQIATLNERSIRMEETLQQFIQTIESTQKSTDGAIKNFEMQMGQITKQLEERLEKIFGANTEVNPREECKVLVSANVETVELEREKEKEERKKREKEKEERTEKEEIREINSDILPFPTDHEKQFDFTKNFKMLDDDVPFKEVLQHIAVYTKPEEEVSIKKRRRDDETKKYKAVKKKPFPPKAKDPGGFSIPCVIGKKRIKKDLLDLGSSVNLMPYSLLEQIGDLDVKPIKMKLLMADGSSKNPYGIAEDVIVCVGKLQFLVDFLVMEMEDERIPIILGRPFMKTAKVIIDVDEGIVVF from the coding sequence atgtgtgaattatgtggtggtgaccatatcaatggtcaatgcgcctttctagtagaagctttagaggatgctAACtttatggccaatcaatttccataccgtcaggggaatttcaatcaagggtggaaaccacacccaagtattggtcaaggacaaagtgggaaagctggacaatcagggcaattcagtaagaaacaacaacaaccaaccttatggcaacaaattgctacacttaatgaaagatcaataaggatggaagaaactcttcaacaattcatacAGACAAttgaatccactcaaaagagcactgatgGTGCTATTAAGAACTTTGAGATGCAAATGGGCCAAATTactaagcagttggaagaaaggcttGAAAAAatttttggggctaatactgaggttaaccccagggaagaatgtaaggTGTTAGTGAGTGCAAATGTTGAAACAGTTGagttagaaagagagaaagaaaaagaagagagaaaaaagagagaaaaagaaaaagaagagagaacagaaaaagaagagataagagagataAATAGTGacattcttccttttccaacagatcatgagaaacaatttgattttacaaaaaattttaAGATGTTGGATGATGATGTACCTTTTAAGGAGGTATTACAACACATAGCAGTTTATACAAAGCCTGAGGAAGAAGTCTCTataaagaaaagacgtagagatgatgagacaaagaagtataaagctgttaaaaagaagccattccctccaaaagcaaaagatccaggaggtttctccattccatgcgttatagggaagaaaaggataaagaaggatttacttgatttaggatcaagtgttaacttgatgcCTTATTCCTTACTTGAGcagattggtgatcttgatgtgaagcctataaagATGAAGTTATTGATGGCAGATGGATCCTCAAAGAATCCCTATGGTATAGCAGAGGatgttatagtttgtgtaggcaaactacagttcttggtggactttctggtgatggaaatggaggatgaaaggatacccattattctcggaagaccgtttatgaaaacggccaaagtcATCATTGATGTGGATGAAGGCATAGTGGTATTCTGA